One region of Phosphitispora fastidiosa genomic DNA includes:
- a CDS encoding PhoH family protein, with protein MKKIFIIDTNVLLHDPLAVFKFQDNDVVIPLIAIEEMDNQKRRQDEVGRNARRVAKLIDELRHKGKIFEGVLLETGGTLKVELNHQKVQNLSGALEQFKADNRILCVAMAYKEEFPDRKVILVTKDTYLRIKADVAGVEAEDYKTDKVNIEELYSGSLEIKVAPEIINQFYSNSFLPWEKPEDDPEELYANQFAYLVDIKETGQSALARYNPDKKGLVPLIHAGSEAWGIRARNKEQRYAMELLMDDNIKLVTLVGQAGTGKTLLAVAAGLEKTIDDESYKKLVVTRPVIPLGGDIGFLPGDKEEKMRPWMSPIYDNLEYIFGVGKETKKDKVDRGDHDKPKSTNIDTMIRYFKDKGQLELEALTYIRGRTMPRQYIIVDEAQNLTPHEVKTILTRAGEGSKVVLTGDPYQIDHPYLDSSSNGLTYVVEKFKGVKLAGHVTFVKGERSELAQIAAELI; from the coding sequence TTGAAAAAGATTTTTATCATCGACACAAATGTCTTGCTTCATGACCCTTTGGCTGTCTTCAAATTTCAAGACAATGATGTGGTCATCCCGTTGATAGCAATTGAGGAAATGGATAACCAGAAGCGCAGGCAGGATGAAGTGGGCAGGAATGCGCGCCGTGTCGCCAAGCTGATTGATGAACTGCGTCACAAGGGTAAGATATTTGAAGGGGTACTATTAGAGACGGGCGGGACTCTGAAGGTAGAGCTGAATCACCAGAAGGTACAGAATTTGTCTGGCGCTTTAGAGCAGTTTAAGGCGGATAATAGGATTCTCTGTGTTGCTATGGCATATAAGGAAGAATTCCCGGACCGGAAAGTTATCCTGGTGACCAAAGACACCTATCTCAGAATTAAGGCTGATGTTGCCGGAGTAGAAGCAGAGGATTACAAAACAGATAAGGTGAATATTGAGGAACTTTATTCCGGTAGTCTCGAGATAAAAGTGGCTCCCGAGATAATTAACCAGTTTTATAGCAACAGCTTTCTTCCATGGGAGAAGCCGGAAGACGACCCTGAGGAATTGTATGCCAATCAGTTTGCCTACCTGGTGGATATTAAAGAAACAGGGCAGTCTGCTCTGGCCAGATACAACCCTGATAAGAAAGGCCTGGTGCCATTAATTCATGCCGGGTCAGAAGCTTGGGGCATCAGGGCTCGGAACAAGGAACAGCGCTATGCTATGGAGCTGCTGATGGATGATAACATTAAACTGGTAACTCTGGTAGGCCAGGCCGGTACGGGAAAAACCCTGCTGGCAGTTGCAGCCGGATTGGAAAAGACTATTGATGACGAAAGTTATAAAAAACTGGTGGTAACCAGGCCGGTAATACCCCTTGGAGGCGATATCGGTTTCCTCCCCGGTGACAAGGAAGAAAAAATGCGGCCCTGGATGAGCCCCATTTATGACAACCTGGAATATATTTTCGGTGTCGGGAAAGAGACCAAAAAAGATAAAGTTGACCGGGGTGACCATGATAAACCCAAGTCTACTAATATCGATACAATGATCCGTTACTTTAAAGACAAAGGACAGCTTGAACTGGAAGCCCTGACCTATATCAGGGGACGGACTATGCCGCGGCAGTACATCATAGTTGATGAGGCCCAAAACCTGACACCACACGAAGTTAAGACTATCCTGACCAGGGCCGGAGAAGGCTCTAAGGTAGTCCTTACCGGGGACCCCTACCAGATTGACCATCCCTATCTTGACTCCAGCAGCAACGGTCTGACATATGTTGTGGAAAAATTCAAGGGGGTTAAGCTGGCCGGTCATGTAACCTTTGTTAAGGGTGAGCGCTCCGAACTCGCCCAGATTGCGGCTGAACTGATCTGA
- a CDS encoding N-acetylmuramoyl-L-alanine amidase — MTPKIVIDPGHGGHDPGAQGYGLQEKNINLDIAQKIRNKLVDYADVSLTRNGDVFVSLSDRAAFANREGADLFVSVHVNAGGGTGFESYIYPAASTASREITKVIHRAAADFYVSAGFLDRGFKEANFAVLRETDMPAILTENLFIDTREDAARLQDPLFRDKIAAATVNGIIRALQLAPPQPAPQQPEAPPHWAVEHFKRLREEGLVDSSHNLDAPITWGEFSAVISRLLDKLS; from the coding sequence ATGACGCCTAAAATAGTAATAGACCCGGGACATGGCGGGCATGACCCGGGTGCACAGGGCTATGGTCTACAGGAAAAGAATATTAACCTGGATATAGCTCAGAAAATCAGGAATAAGCTGGTTGATTATGCCGATGTAAGCCTGACAAGGAATGGTGATGTTTTTGTCAGTCTTTCCGACAGGGCCGCGTTTGCAAACAGGGAGGGTGCGGACCTGTTTGTTTCCGTACATGTTAATGCAGGAGGGGGAACGGGTTTTGAAAGCTACATTTATCCTGCAGCTTCCACCGCTTCGCGGGAGATAACGAAAGTTATCCACCGGGCGGCGGCGGACTTTTATGTATCAGCCGGTTTTCTTGATAGAGGGTTTAAAGAGGCCAATTTTGCCGTATTACGGGAAACAGATATGCCGGCAATTCTGACGGAAAATTTATTTATTGATACAAGGGAGGATGCTGCCCGGCTTCAAGACCCTTTGTTTCGGGATAAAATTGCTGCGGCAACAGTCAATGGCATCATCAGGGCTCTGCAGCTAGCGCCTCCGCAGCCGGCGCCCCAGCAGCCGGAAGCGCCTCCCCATTGGGCTGTAGAACACTTTAAGCGCCTTAGGGAGGAGGGCTTGGTAGACAGCAGCCACAACCTGGATGCCCCGATTACCTGGGGGGAATTTTCCGCAGTAATCTCAAGGCTGCTGGATAAGCTCAGTTAA
- a CDS encoding heavy metal-binding domain-containing protein produces the protein MIITTTPSIEGQKITRYLGLIAGEAIMGANVVRDLFASITDIVGGRSGAYETKLVDARTIAIREMAERAERLGANAVVGVDLDYEVIREGMLMVTVSGTAVVTEQA, from the coding sequence TTGATTATTACAACTACACCCAGTATTGAAGGGCAAAAAATCACCCGTTACCTCGGTCTTATCGCCGGCGAGGCTATTATGGGGGCAAATGTGGTCAGGGATCTTTTCGCCAGTATCACCGACATCGTCGGGGGTCGTTCCGGGGCTTATGAAACCAAGCTAGTTGATGCCCGGACAATTGCCATCAGAGAAATGGCCGAAAGAGCTGAGCGTCTGGGAGCAAATGCCGTGGTCGGGGTTGACCTTGATTACGAGGTCATCAGGGAAGGTATGCTGATGGTTACTGTAAGCGGAACTGCTGTAGTCACTGAACAGGCATAG
- a CDS encoding molybdenum cofactor synthesis domain-containing protein translates to MTELFKLTSVAEAWKAFRNNISLNEPAEEQVSVLDSLGRVLSRDIVSGIDVPGFTRSTMDGFAVRAADTFGAAEAMPAMLEVSGEVMMGEAARTGLEPGHAVRIATGGMLPDGADAVVMVEYTEELDSATILVVRPVAPGENVVQKGEDIREGQVLVKAGTVIRPQEMGGLAGIGIVSCHVARKPRVGILSTGDEIVEPDRTPGPGQVRDINSYAIAGLVTEAGGQAINYGIIRDDFASLEETVKKAVAETDIVVVSGGSSVGTRDVTSRVLDTIGKPGVLVHGVSVKPGKPTILGVVNNRPVLGLPGHPASAMVLADIFLVPLVRALLGLDFTSPERRTVRALMGRSMASASGRLDYIRVALKDENGGLRAEPVLGKSGLIMTMVKADGVVIVPMAKEGLETGEEVKVILF, encoded by the coding sequence ATGACTGAACTCTTTAAACTTACAAGTGTGGCCGAAGCCTGGAAGGCATTTAGGAATAATATCTCCCTCAACGAACCGGCTGAGGAACAGGTGTCTGTTCTCGATTCCCTTGGCAGGGTTCTGTCCCGGGATATTGTTTCCGGGATTGATGTTCCGGGCTTCACTCGTTCCACCATGGATGGTTTTGCTGTCAGGGCCGCCGATACCTTTGGAGCTGCTGAAGCTATGCCTGCCATGCTGGAGGTTTCCGGTGAGGTTATGATGGGGGAAGCAGCCCGGACCGGTCTGGAACCCGGGCACGCAGTGAGGATAGCAACCGGAGGAATGCTGCCAGATGGCGCTGATGCTGTTGTTATGGTGGAATACACCGAAGAACTGGACAGTGCGACTATCTTGGTCGTGCGGCCCGTTGCACCGGGAGAGAATGTGGTTCAAAAGGGAGAGGACATCAGAGAAGGTCAGGTTCTGGTAAAAGCCGGGACTGTTATCAGGCCTCAGGAAATGGGCGGGCTGGCCGGCATCGGGATTGTATCCTGCCATGTTGCCCGCAAACCGCGGGTAGGCATTTTGTCAACCGGTGACGAGATTGTGGAACCTGATAGGACACCGGGCCCCGGACAGGTCAGGGATATTAATTCATACGCTATTGCCGGACTCGTGACTGAGGCCGGTGGACAGGCGATAAACTATGGCATTATCAGGGACGATTTTGCCAGCCTTGAGGAGACCGTGAAAAAGGCGGTAGCAGAAACCGATATTGTTGTTGTCTCTGGGGGCAGCTCAGTAGGGACCAGGGATGTTACTTCCCGGGTGCTTGATACCATTGGCAAACCGGGTGTCCTGGTTCACGGCGTCTCGGTGAAACCGGGTAAACCGACCATCCTTGGGGTGGTCAATAATAGGCCGGTTCTGGGACTGCCCGGTCATCCTGCTTCAGCAATGGTTTTAGCCGATATATTCCTGGTTCCTCTGGTGAGAGCCTTGCTGGGCCTGGATTTTACCTCCCCGGAACGCAGGACGGTGCGGGCCCTGATGGGCAGGAGTATGGCTTCAGCCAGCGGACGGCTGGACTATATCAGGGTGGCCCTGAAAGACGAAAACGGGGGGCTTAGAGCTGAGCCTGTTCTGGGTAAATCGGGCCTGATAATGACAATGGTTAAGGCTGATGGGGTAGTGATTGTTCCTATGGCTAAAGAAGGGCTCGAAACTGGAGAAGAGGTAAAGGTAATTCTGTTTTAA
- a CDS encoding molybdopterin biosynthesis protein, which translates to MKRNVYLDNTPLEEAVGKYSERLSELDALKPLPGELIAVDEAQGRVTAEPVFAQVSSPHYHACAMDGMAVKAENTFKAGETNPVRLKVGSRAFPVDTGDPLPEGCDAVIMIEQVHFAADGEIEIIAAAAPWQHVRPLGEDIVATEMIVPANHVLRSMDIGGILAGGVTEVKVHRQPVVTVMPTGTELVQPGTDLKKGDIIEYNSRIIGGLVREWGGQAVRTAINADEYDILKEQIRNAVEQSDIVVVNAGSSAGSEDFTSAIIRELGEVVVHGVAIKPGKPVVLGVISGKPVLGIPGYPVSAILDCELFLRPVIAAKAGISIVGRPVMNASLSRKLVSPQGVDEFVRVKLGRVGEKVIATPISRGAGVLTSLIRADGILKIPRFMEGHDAGSEVEVELLRDKNEIENTMVIIGSHDVSLDILGNSLRQMYPGRSLSSAHVGSLGGLLALRRGEAHLAGVHLLDEATGEYNAAYVEKLLAGVPVILINLVYREQGFMVPRGNPRSVRSFVDLARPNMRFINRQKGAGTRILLDYYLKKEGVDPEDIEGYDREDYTHMAVAAAVAGGSADVGLGIRAAANALKLDFVPVTEERYDLVIPQAHWDTDHIKSLLGVLNDPDFRTAVEGLGGYSTRAMGQEVYRRD; encoded by the coding sequence GTGAAACGAAATGTCTATTTGGATAATACTCCTCTGGAGGAGGCTGTTGGCAAGTACTCAGAGAGGCTCAGTGAATTGGACGCCCTGAAACCGCTGCCCGGTGAACTTATAGCTGTGGATGAGGCCCAGGGGCGCGTCACTGCTGAGCCGGTCTTTGCACAGGTATCATCACCTCACTACCATGCCTGTGCTATGGATGGGATGGCAGTAAAGGCTGAAAATACATTTAAGGCTGGCGAAACCAACCCTGTAAGGCTCAAGGTTGGTTCAAGGGCATTTCCGGTGGACACCGGGGATCCGCTGCCCGAAGGCTGTGATGCCGTGATTATGATTGAACAGGTGCATTTTGCTGCTGACGGTGAAATCGAAATTATTGCGGCAGCAGCTCCCTGGCAGCATGTCCGGCCCCTTGGTGAGGATATTGTGGCAACAGAAATGATTGTTCCGGCAAATCATGTACTCCGTTCTATGGATATCGGAGGGATTCTTGCCGGAGGGGTGACTGAAGTTAAGGTCCACAGGCAGCCGGTGGTTACCGTAATGCCTACCGGGACTGAGTTGGTTCAACCAGGGACAGACCTGAAAAAAGGAGATATCATAGAGTATAATTCCAGGATCATCGGGGGACTGGTCCGCGAATGGGGCGGACAGGCTGTGCGGACCGCCATCAATGCTGATGAATATGATATTTTAAAAGAACAAATCCGGAATGCAGTTGAGCAGTCAGATATAGTTGTTGTCAATGCAGGTTCCTCGGCGGGTTCGGAGGATTTCACCTCTGCAATTATAAGAGAACTGGGAGAAGTTGTGGTCCACGGGGTTGCAATAAAGCCCGGTAAACCTGTCGTACTCGGAGTTATTAGTGGTAAACCGGTATTGGGTATACCGGGCTACCCGGTGTCAGCAATACTTGATTGTGAGCTATTTTTAAGACCGGTAATTGCAGCAAAAGCGGGGATTTCCATAGTTGGCAGGCCGGTGATGAATGCCTCCCTGTCACGCAAGCTTGTTTCTCCCCAGGGAGTGGACGAGTTTGTCCGGGTAAAATTGGGCCGGGTTGGTGAAAAGGTGATTGCCACCCCGATTTCCCGCGGGGCAGGGGTGTTGACTTCTCTGATCAGAGCTGATGGAATCCTGAAAATCCCCAGGTTTATGGAGGGACATGATGCCGGTAGTGAAGTGGAAGTAGAACTTCTGAGGGACAAAAATGAGATTGAAAATACTATGGTTATTATAGGCAGCCATGATGTATCTCTCGATATTCTCGGTAATTCCCTGAGGCAGATGTATCCCGGACGGAGCCTTTCTTCAGCCCATGTAGGCAGTCTTGGCGGTCTTTTGGCCTTAAGACGCGGGGAAGCACATCTGGCAGGTGTTCATCTCCTGGATGAGGCTACTGGGGAGTATAATGCTGCCTATGTGGAAAAATTACTGGCCGGAGTTCCAGTGATACTAATCAACCTGGTATACAGGGAGCAGGGTTTTATGGTGCCCCGCGGGAACCCGCGCAGTGTGCGCAGCTTTGTTGACCTGGCACGGCCCAATATGAGGTTTATCAACCGGCAGAAGGGCGCGGGAACCAGAATCCTGCTGGATTATTACCTGAAAAAAGAGGGGGTTGACCCTGAGGATATCGAAGGATACGACAGGGAGGATTACACCCATATGGCTGTTGCCGCAGCCGTTGCCGGGGGCAGCGCTGACGTCGGACTCGGCATAAGGGCTGCCGCCAATGCCCTGAAGCTGGATTTTGTTCCGGTAACCGAGGAGAGGTATGACTTGGTTATTCCACAGGCACACTGGGATACCGATCATATCAAAAGTCTGCTGGGTGTCCTCAATGACCCCGATTTCCGGACTGCAGTGGAGGGCCTGGGCGGATACAGCACCCGAGCCATGGGGCAGGAGGTTTATCGGAGAGACTAA
- the moaA gene encoding GTP 3',8-cyclase MoaA, with protein sequence MNDAFHRKINYLRISVTDRCNLRCVYCMPEEGVELINHEEILSLEEIIRVINSAVMAGIRKIRFTGGEPLVRKGISSLIERVNDIPEIDDIALTTNGILLPIMAAELRKAGLRRVNISLDTLVPEKFRRITRGGRLSDAWLGVETALEAGFDPVKINTVVIRGFNEEEVYDFAELTTKMPLNVRFIELMPIGVSDLRDRKSFVSTTELIKILQNRHELVPEKVAGNGPAKSYRIPGAMGTIGFISPISNHFCADCNRLRLTAEGQLRPCLQSPQEIDLKTPLREGASPEQLADVIRFAISSKPEKHNMEQAGWAGNRRWMTQIGG encoded by the coding sequence ATGAATGATGCATTTCACCGTAAAATTAATTATCTTAGGATATCTGTTACCGACAGGTGTAATCTCAGGTGTGTGTACTGTATGCCTGAAGAGGGTGTTGAGCTGATAAACCACGAGGAAATTCTGAGCCTTGAGGAAATTATCAGAGTGATTAACAGTGCGGTCATGGCAGGAATCAGGAAAATCCGCTTTACCGGAGGGGAACCGCTGGTGCGTAAGGGAATTTCGTCACTTATTGAGAGGGTTAACGATATTCCTGAAATTGATGATATTGCCCTGACCACTAATGGAATTCTACTGCCCATAATGGCTGCAGAACTGAGGAAAGCCGGATTGAGGAGGGTAAATATCAGCCTGGATACCCTCGTGCCAGAAAAATTCCGCCGGATTACCAGGGGAGGCAGGCTTAGTGATGCTTGGCTGGGTGTGGAGACTGCTCTTGAAGCCGGGTTTGACCCTGTTAAAATAAATACAGTAGTTATTCGCGGCTTCAATGAAGAGGAAGTATATGACTTTGCCGAGCTGACTACTAAAATGCCGCTCAATGTCCGTTTCATTGAACTGATGCCAATTGGTGTAAGTGATTTAAGGGACCGGAAAAGCTTTGTATCGACTACTGAATTGATTAAGATACTGCAGAACCGGCATGAGCTGGTTCCTGAAAAGGTTGCCGGGAACGGGCCGGCGAAATCTTACAGGATACCGGGCGCTATGGGGACCATAGGCTTTATCAGCCCTATCAGCAATCATTTCTGTGCTGACTGTAATAGGCTGCGCCTTACTGCTGAAGGTCAGCTGCGCCCGTGCCTGCAGTCTCCGCAGGAGATTGATCTGAAAACTCCCCTAAGGGAGGGGGCTTCACCTGAGCAATTGGCTGATGTCATCCGGTTTGCTATCAGCAGCAAACCGGAAAAGCATAATATGGAGCAGGCAGGCTGGGCCGGAAACAGGCGCTGGATGACCCAGATCGGCGGCTGA